One Paenibacillus sp. SYP-B4298 genomic window, TGGCAAGCTGCTTTCCCCAATGTGCGGTTGAATCATGGATAATATAAGCGGGGTTGTCCTTCTCGACCTCTTCCAATACCTCGCGCACCATCTCGCTGCATATTTTCATGGAGCCCTCGAGTCCGCCATAGAAGTGCTTCAAGTCATACAGCCTCTGGGAGTGGACAACGGCATCATGCGTATACTCAAGTTCGGTGTGCAATTCGGGATGCTTGTACCTGCGAAACACAGCTCCAGCCTTCTCGATCGCTTCTCGGAAGTAGTCTGAAGAGTAATAGATCACTTGCTCGCCTCTATTCACCAGCTCGTTGATCAATCCTAGCGAGGGGTAGGTATGCCCGTGCAAAGGCGTCCCCAGGAAAATGACTTTCGACATAGCGATCCCTCCCGGCAATGCCTCTCCATCTATACATCCTTGACCATATGAATATCATGCGGCTCAAGAGCATACAGCTCGGCATTCACATCTGAAGCCAGCCTGCATCCATAGTTCAAATAAAATCCAACCGCCGATTCGGTTTCTGTCGCAGAGATATACAAGCGTTTCGCTCCTCGTTCTCTGGCCAGCTCACACATCCGATCCATCAAGCGGTGGGCAATCCCTTGTCTTCTGTAGGCATGACTTACATAAAGGAACGCCATCTGCAGCTCATCTCGATTCTCACCGATAAATTCACCGCCCAACGCGGCAATTCCCACTAGCAGATGATTGTCAAATGCTCCTACGAGCTTGCCCCCTCCCTCGATTTTCAGGGTCAACGCTCGGATGAAATCTTCAACTTCGTCTTCGCTCCATCTCGGGACATCCTTATTCAACTCTTGGGTCTGAAGAGAACCGCTCGTATAGACATGGATTCGACGCACAAATTCCGAGCGGTCGATCTCGCCAAGCTTGTGAAGCCCTTCTTTCTCCATATCTATGATTTTAATAGTCACTAGCTTCCCTCCGAATCGTTGATGCCAAAAAGAGCGCAAGAGCTATCCATCAGGGCCAGCGGTGCAGCATTGAAGTGGATGGCTAGCTTACTGACATCATTATATGTCTATTCACACAATCGTGTCAATAAGTGGTATTAAATGAATTATATAGGTTTAATATGTCGTACTAACCAGGATATATGATGCGACTTCAGCCAGTTTCCGCCAGTAGCATGATATCCGAATGCGCATGGAACCTATCATCACGTAGTATAGCTGCACCACATTTCATCATCGATGAATGAATCATCTATATTCCTGACCCTCGATTGCTATCCAAAGAAATAGCTAATATAGATCATGATGATTAGACCAAAAATAAAGGAATACGTT contains:
- a CDS encoding GNAT family N-acetyltransferase, whose protein sequence is MTIKIIDMEKEGLHKLGEIDRSEFVRRIHVYTSGSLQTQELNKDVPRWSEDEVEDFIRALTLKIEGGGKLVGAFDNHLLVGIAALGGEFIGENRDELQMAFLYVSHAYRRQGIAHRLMDRMCELARERGAKRLYISATETESAVGFYLNYGCRLASDVNAELYALEPHDIHMVKDV